A genome region from Platichthys flesus chromosome 12, fPlaFle2.1, whole genome shotgun sequence includes the following:
- the zfand4 gene encoding AN1-type zinc finger protein 4, translating to MTDRKEPPFFNDDSAGAFHYKIPFYDTMELFIETLTGTCFELRVLPFEAVISVKAKIQRLEGIPVAQQHLIWNNLELDDEQCLHDYGIAEGCTLKLVLAMRGGPINTRRVTIEDPIKEVADLMESTKEEGWEKSTTNKQVTFVVYREGDQLSFFRVVDRGDGTLTPLSESLSGGSVYNVYAEEEEDGENSSAAKQSLENSITMNKMKLLKAKMEDMNLNKKPKKSAKAKPRPPVGPHPCGGSLGPSSTRHHHRLFRSLPQTNQPRHSNAQLPPIADHETTDPSPSAAASAVHLPIPRRPPPSFTSSSCYMLQEEEPWETCPPFAKIRPPPKVSRLDIGSTRLMRDCVYPQLPPLCTRGAPETILDPAEAAGEAVRLGLLDEATGLVTPTQPGAPFGELSDPLSLDVSAQPEGGCLSLEVGAQHQLPLSPSPLSTWTLGTSDTLTSRADRTQRSTSFHISPPSPLPTSLSTRLLHQPFDSTLSCLQPSLQAQSSAHVKSGNTSPHTPTLSAHPPRLRGVIVESSGKRPELLSNREARGITKLANQAYKEPLGPLNNSELLPSLSSRAPDSSSGRDDRGESVGLALALPSASASGQGSHGSSLPSIPTNRLLQDDFIRQMSPLPRAAASYMTTNTIASTGGVMASFGRIGTSTYHLPPVKAPNGGKKKSSKHCFLCGKKTGLASSYECRCSHNFCAAHRYAETHDCTYDYKSSGRRFLQETNPLISAPKLPKI from the exons GTATCCCTGTTGCCCAGCAACATCTTATCTGGAACAATCTGGAGCTCGATGATGAACAATGTCTCCATGACTATGG CATTGCAGAAGGCTGCACTTTGAAACTGGTCTTAGCCATGAGGGGAGGGCCAATCAACACCAGGAGAG TAACGATAGAAGATCCTATCAAAGAGGTGGCTGACTTGATGGAGAGCACCAAGGAGGAGGGTTGGGAGAAGAGCACGACCAACAAGCAGGTCACGTTTGTGGTTTATCGAGAGGGCGACCAGCTAAGTTTCTTCAGAGTGGTCGACAGGGGGGATGGCACTCTGACCCCTTTGTCTGAATCACTGAG TGGTGGATCAGTGTACAATGTGTacgcagaggaggaggaggatggagagaattCTTCAGCTGCAAAGCAGAGCCTTGAGAACTCCATCACGATGAACAAAATGAAGCTTCTCAAAGccaagatggaggacatgaacCTGAACAAGAAA CCGAAGAAGTCAGCGAAGGCGAAGCCGCGCCCCCCTGTCGGCCCACATCCCTGCGGCGGCTCCCTGGGACCTTCCAGCACACGACACCATCATCGCCTCTTTCGCTCACTCCCCCAGACGAACCAGCCTCGGCATTCAAATGCACAACTACCTCCAATTGCTGACCATGAAACCACAGACCCCTCACCCTCTGCTGCAGCCAGCGCCGTCCACTTACCCATCCCTAGACGACCACCTCCCTCTTTTACCTCGTCCTCTTGTTATATGcttcaggaggaggagccgtGGGAGACGTGCCCACCATTTGCAAAAATACGGCCCCCTCCCAAAGTTTCCCGGCTGGACATCGGCAGCACCAGATTGATGAGGGACTGTGTGTACCCTCAGCTGCCTCCACTGTGTACAAGGGGGGCACCTGAAACCATCTTGGACCCAGCTGAGGCTGCAGGGGAGGCAGTGAGGCTGGGCTTGTTAGATGAAGCGACTGGGCTGGTGACGCCaacacaacctggagctccatttgGGGAATTGTCAGATCCTCTGAGTCTGGATGTGTCCGCCCAGCCAGAGGGAGGTTGTCTGTCCCTCGAGGTTGGCGCTCAGCACCAGTTACCCCTCTCACCCTCCCCACTTAGTACCTGGACACTTGGGACAAGTGATACTCTCACCAGCAGAGCTGATAGGACCCAGCGCAGCACGTCTTTTCATATCAGCCCTCCCTCTCCATTACCCACATCCCTTTCTACCAGGCTGCTGCATCAGCCTTTTGATTCCACTCTCTCCTGTTTACAGCCCAGCCTTCAAGCACAATCCTCTGCACATGTGAAGTCCGGGAACACATCCCCTCACACCCCCACCTTGTCAGCTCATCCCCCACGCCTTCGTGGTGTTATAGTGGAGTCGTCTGGAAAGAGGCCAGAGCTGCTCTCAAACAGGGAAGCAAGAGGCATCACTAAGTTGGCCAACCAAGCCTACAAGGAACCCCTGGGACCTCTGAACAACTCCGAGCTCTTGCCCTCTCTCTCGTCAAGGGCCccagacagcagcagcggcagggATGACCGTGGAGAGAGTGTGGGACTTGCACTGGCACTGCCATCTGCTTCTGCCTCAGGACAGGGCAGTCATGGCTCCAGCCTGCCATCCATCCCAACTAACCGGCTCCTTCAGGATGATTTCATCAGACAAATGTCACCGTTGCCCCGAGCAGCTGCCTCTTACATG ACCACCAACACTATTGCATCAACTGGAGGAGTCATGGCCTCATTCGGGAGAATAG gcACCTCAACCTACCACCTACCTCCAGTCAAGGCTCCCAATGGTGGCAAGAAGAAGAGCTCAAAGCACTGCTTCCTCTGTGGCAAGAAGACCGGCCTGGCCTCCAGCTACGAGTGCAG GTGCAGTCACAACTTCTGTGCCGCCCACCGCTACGCAGAGACACACGACTGCACGTACGACTACAAGAGCTCTGGACGGCGATTTCTGCAAGAGACCAACCCTCTCATCAGTGCTCCCAAGCTGCCCAAGATCTAG